The segment AAGTTCATCTTCCAACAGTATAGAATCCAAGTATTTTGCCAAATTTAGTTTGGAACAGTTGTAAGTGACTATATTTAtgccacccgtgaaggtcccggggtagaataggccttcagcaacccatgcttgccataaaaggtgactatgcttgtcgtaagaggcgactaacgggatcgggtggtcagactagctgacttggttgacacatgtcatcggttccccattgcgcagatcgatgctcatgttattgatcactggattgtctggtccagactcgattatttacagaccgtcgccatatagctggaatattgctaagtgcgacgtaaaactaaactcactcactcactcactatatttatgccagtgagtctaaacttttgatgggataTCCATTTGGCAGTATATCCAGGgttgacatgtatatacatgatCATTGATAAGTAACTTAATCACTTGGGAGTAGATTATGCGTTTGATAGCTGTCTATACAGCCAACAGGGCTGaatatacaaattaaaaaaagcTGCttaaacaaaactgttttcataGCAACAGGACTCTTCTGTCTTCCCCCAAAACCCTAACTCTTGCGTTGCATCAATGTGGTAATTGGAACATTTGCTCTCAAAAAGCTTGGCGGTGGTGGTATATCCAGGTTTATATTGCATCTGAGTCTTGTtaaaagtgatattttatgaaCTTTTGTACCCAGAGTCTTCCAATTTGGTGACTGCCTACATTGGGGGATGACCCAACACCAGTCgagtttggtgaccttgaccttattttcaaggtcactgtaACACTTtgaccatttttcaaaatcttaattgttaatgtgatatctcatgaactgttgtacccaatgtcttcaaatttgctgatttctccATTAGAGGATTATGCAGACATTAGTTGATTTGGGGGACCTTGACCttgttttcaaggtcaccacaacaGTTTGAccacttttctttcttttgttcATATCACATAAAACATTACACTCAATGTCTTCAAttactgtaaactgtcttacTTCCTTGCCTTTAAATTTTCGCGTGTGACGGTCACTAAACCTTTTTGCGCCTTCTTATTTTCGCGAGACGCTAGTTGACCAATATATTGACAAATGCTATTCTCTTGTGAAGACTGTTAGTAAGAGGATCAGTAAGTGACACGTGTTAATTCAGATTAGCCCAGCGGTGACACATGAATGAACAGTGTAcacttgtattgtttttatgttgttgacttatctgaataaagtgaatgatatatctatattatcgcGTGTTTTTATTCTCGTTTCATGAAGTCTGACGCGAAGTTCGCGAAAATTAAACGGTCGCGAAAATTTGACTGTTTACAGTATATCGACAGCCTTCATTGGGTGATTGTGCAGATGCCAGTCATTTCAGCCGTCTCGTATATGACCAAATGTACACTTGTAAATCATGACTGAATAGACGACCGTGCCCCgattaaaaagaaaacaaatgtaattttttactcaaattagaAAATGtgagtttgacaatttttaAACAGCTGGATTTTTAACTCAGCTGccgttttaaaaaaaagaagaagCCCAAACCACCTAAATAATCTATCCACCCAACTAAATTTGAGTTTAATATTAATTGCATATCATTttgggaaatgcattttcttgcgctttctcaaatttgaataaaaactCAAACTTAAGTTTGCTTCGAGAAATCGGGCCATGTCAtcttgcagtctaagtaaacttatcctcagtacttttagttacactccaccactgagcctaacaaaaccttatgggaggtcgcatcaggtaacctttgagattgaccaatcagagcacagcttaccaaatcgcgaaagtgcacattcacatataccttatgaactttttatctcaaaaaggttcgtacccgaccgattccgaatgctatgtAGCATACGattgcttccgggtgatgcacacggcgtacatactagtatgacaacggtgagtaaacagtcgctgaaaatagtgtttttgacaatattcaaggatgttattttgcagaaatattagcaaatggtaaccatgtcaacagaaaccccaaggcatatatactgcaggtcaaataactgtcatatgcggatttttgtttgtggagagatctgtgtcggtgacctgaatattttgaaagtacctccgatccctaaatagtagccgttgtctgattggttaaatctatttaaccgtctcatatttgattggaccgtcattggttgctcaaaggttacctgatgcgaccttctactaggttttgctagactcagtggtggagtgtaatgaaatacactgagacgaagtttactaaGATTGTGTCATCTTGGTCAAAATGAATTTGCTTACCGGTaatatgttttcaatatttttacagATGATCACCATCAGATCTGCATTGGAGAGCCTTTCAGTCATTGACTTAGAAGATAGTTCCCTTTACTGACTGCTGAAGAGGCACCACCTTGGTACTTCACAGTACTTAAGGTACAATTCACCAAGTTTCCTGGAACTTCACGAGAGATAAGTTACTGAACTTGTTAAATTTATGTATTTGGTTGAGATGGCaaccatggacacaagtggattACTTGCATAGACCGTTAGGTCATTGCTCCACAGTGGTCTTGGAGTTATCAACCTAATTCAACAACTGCCATTACGGGTCCACATTGTACTTCTGTTAATCATAGTAAGGTTCAGCTTAAACCTTTGACTTATAAGCCTAATTCAACAGCTACCAGTACGGATTTCCATCGTATTTGGGGCATACATAGTAAGGTTCGATTGAAACCTGTGAGTTATAAACCTAACTTAACAGCAACCAATACAGATTTGCTCCGCACTTCTGGCAAACATAGAAAGGTTCGACTGAAGGGATCATATTTTGGTCAGACAACACAAGCAGAAATTGTTAAAACTGTTCTGCGTTGAACTATTGACTGTAACTGGTGACTGGTAACTATTAAGCTATTTTGGTATAACCTACACCACTGATTTGAAATCATAGTCATAGTCGCAATGGCAATGACACTAGAGCAAGACTATTTCCCTCGTCTTGTCGGGGGTCCTGCTTTCACACCAGGTGAAGACATGAGGTTTGAGGCACTGCGTCTTAAAACATATGAACACTGGATGGCTATTGACCGGGCAAGTCCGATCAGGTTGGCAAGAGCTGGATTCATTTACACTGGGAATGAAGATGTCGTGAAATGCTTTTCTTGTGATCTGGTTAAAGGGGATTGGAATAAAAACATGGACCCACTGATAATACACAGAGAGCTGAGCCCAGCATGCAACTTTTGTCAAGGCCTGAGTGGAGTTAATGTTCCAGTCTATGTCCCAGAACCAGCTGTCTACCAGGAAATCCTGAGCACTCTTCATAGACAATACTGTGGCAGCAACGCGACAGCGATCACAAGCAGCAACATCTCTCATCAGCTCCAAGACAATCCAGATTTTTCCAGTGCTACCTTCAGGCAAAATCAGCCAACATCAACTCAGACACACTTTCCAGTTGTGGCTACAGACTCTGGTTCAGCGGAAACTAGTCGCCAGGCTATTGGGACAGCTGGAGGACTTGGACTCGGACATGATTCTGAAGCTACTCCGACCAGAGAGGAATTCGCACCCATGAAGCAGGAAGCCAACCGTTTCTCCAGCTTTGATACCAACTGGCCAAGACAGAACACACCAGACCCTCGCGATCTGGCCCGAGCTGGATTTTACTTTACAGGGACCGTTGATCGTGTACAATGCGTGTTCTGTAGAGGAATACTTCGCAACTGGGATGAGGACGATGTCCCAATGGAAGAACATCGGAGACACTTTCCTATGTGCCCCTTTGTCATGGGTTTGAATGTTGGAAATGTCCCTGACCCGACAGCTATCATATCTGCCAATAGATCATCGGAGTTCATGAACGTGACCCAGCCAGCTGCTGTTGTCAGTGATGCCAGCTTGGGGATTGTCACTGATCGTCCCAGACATCCACAATATGCTGTGGAAGCTTCCCGAGTCAGCTCCTTCCGAAACTGGCCCAATGGAAAGGAACAGACTCCCCAGATGCTGTCAAAGGCTGGCTTCTTTTATGCAGGTGGGCATTtttatagtcgacgcctcgtccgtccgtccgtccatccgtccgtaatcattttgtttccggagcataactcagaagccattcaatatttttagaccaaacttgatagatatagtaatctcagcctatggttgtgccttttgctatttacagatttggggcatttatatttttttgtttttccatgtaccattttggtgttagtcttatggtgtggtggacttcgtttccggagcagaactcagaagccgttcaatatttttctgcaaaacttggtagatgtatcagtcagaacctaaagtggtgccttttgctatgtacaggtttttgtgatttattattttctctttttccatggaaacgtttcagacttagtctcaaaatggagggatggttttccgtttccggagcagaactcaaaaaccatggAATActagtatttttctgcaaaaacttggtagatatatcaattagAATCTATAGTGGTGCGTTTTGCTATGTACAccatcttgtgatttattattttctcggtttccatttAAACGTTTtagacctagtctgaaaagtgaaagGCGTGTTTCaattccagagcagaactcaaaaacttcttaatatccgtttgtaaaacttggtagatgtgtgtggcagaccccaaagtggtgccttttggtttttaaaggtttttgtgatgtgttattttcttggtttccatggaaacgttttggacttaagtctcaaaatggaggtatgggcttcatcggagcagaactcaataaacattcaatatttttctgcaaaacttggtagatatatcaatctgaacctaaagtggtgccttttgctcttttcCAGGTtatagtgatttatcattttctcagttccatggaaacgtttttgacttactctcaaaagtgagaggtgtgtttcgtttccagagcagaactcaaaaacttcttaatatctgtccgtaaaacttggtagatatgtgtggcagaccccaaggggtgccttttgctatttacagggttttatgatgtattattttctcggttccatgaacatgttgctgactttgtttccggagcacaactcgaaaaccatttcatatcttttgaaagatcttggcagatatatcagacagatcttgaaatggtgactttttctgattacagatatatggcatttataattttcatgaattccatggaaacaatccagtcttggtctaaaaacacactAAGTatctgtcggatgatttgtcctttcaattatgtgggggccgggaggatatgtcatcttctgatgactcttgtttgcaCTTTAGCTTCTGATATATTTTTCAGTAAATTTTATCAGCCTTTTacggtttttttttgtttttggacaCTCTGATAACTGATGAAAAGGTAAAAAATCAAGGTCATAAGTTGTTCTAAAAAC is part of the Haliotis asinina isolate JCU_RB_2024 chromosome 6, JCU_Hal_asi_v2, whole genome shotgun sequence genome and harbors:
- the LOC137288251 gene encoding baculoviral IAP repeat-containing protein 7-like, whose product is MAMTLEQDYFPRLVGGPAFTPGEDMRFEALRLKTYEHWMAIDRASPIRLARAGFIYTGNEDVVKCFSCDLVKGDWNKNMDPLIIHRELSPACNFCQGLSGVNVPVYVPEPAVYQEILSTLHRQYCGSNATAITSSNISHQLQDNPDFSSATFRQNQPTSTQTHFPVVATDSGSAETSRQAIGTAGGLGLGHDSEATPTREEFAPMKQEANRFSSFDTNWPRQNTPDPRDLARAGFYFTGTVDRVQCVFCRGILRNWDEDDVPMEEHRRHFPMCPFVMGLNVGNVPDPTAIISANRSSEFMNVTQPAAVVSDASLGIVTDRPRHPQYAVEASRVSSFRNWPNGKEQTPQMLSKAGFFYAGFGDSVKCFFCDGGLRTWERGDDPWVEHARWFPRCPYVRQVKGENFIQTALGGRESSAGSTGDNTAPSSNTGRDNKMNSSTAVRTLDPRELSARMDSPMVQTVLRMDIPRDRVAKAIQNRLQETGDDFTSVENLMEAIFALPDIDPAPTDVAAQTASKSSGSVARSQGDKQMADKDLDIGEKGGDSEEKAMDDSSDEDSQSLMEENRQLKEQRQCKICMDEEVNVVFLPCGHLVCCATCAPALRKCPICRANIRGTVRTFMS